In Herpetosiphonaceae bacterium, one genomic interval encodes:
- a CDS encoding valine--tRNA ligase, producing the protein MSTTNDTRAWLKQADLSKAYEAQQIERDIYRWWESSGYFKPRATDENRGRPPFVISLPPPNVTGVLHTGHAMMATLEDIMIRWHRMLGDETLWVPGTDHAGIATQAVVEKHLASQGISRHDLGRERFVDEVWSWANSKHDRIADQMRGMGSSCDWERERFTLDEGLSRAVRVAFKRLYDDGLIYRAERLVNWCPKDHTVISDLEVEHEERQSHLWHIRYKLAQEDDSDWRIGAAADGGARWITVATTRPETLLGDTAVAVHPEDERYAGLIGGEALLPALGRRIPIIADASVDRSFGTGAVKITPAHDPNDYEMGKRHNLSFINIMNRDVTINEQGGPYAGMDRYAARKQLVADLEAAGNLEKIEPHTLNMGTCSRCDTVIEPLLSLQWWVKMEPLAQPALAAVREGRIKIVPEFYERVYFHWLENIRDWAISRQLWWGHRIPVWYCESCQGLTVEVDDPSACAQCGSASIRQDEDVLDTWFSSALWPFSTLGWPEQTDDFKRYYPTSVLETGYDILFFWVARMIFMGLYLTEQEPFHTVYLHGLVRDELNRKISKSLGNAPDPLKIIEQYGTDALRFTLATSSAPGQDFSLQPTRLESARNFANKLWNITRFTVSKLGEFHATRQGGIDLAAACDLSLADRWIISRYNRLCADANRLMQAYNFGEAGRQIETFLWDDFADWYIESAKVQLEGDERRQASTREVLYTVLEGALRLLHPFMPYVTEAAWQHLTDGAANRPEALIIAPYPQAETAAIDEGAARDWEQVQEIVRGIRNIRNETGVEPGRWIEAIIVDGQRTAALDAQRPIISRLARVAPDKLQVTASLAEQPQNAATLVAGSAEVYLPLAGMVDLAEERARLGKELERVEADIQRRAAKLSNESFVSRAPAAVVQRERDGLAEAQATAAKLRERIAGLG; encoded by the coding sequence ATGTCAACGACAAACGATACACGCGCCTGGCTTAAGCAGGCCGATCTCTCGAAAGCCTACGAGGCGCAGCAGATCGAGCGCGACATCTACCGCTGGTGGGAAAGTTCCGGCTACTTCAAGCCGCGCGCGACCGACGAGAATCGCGGACGGCCTCCGTTCGTGATCTCGCTGCCGCCGCCCAACGTGACCGGCGTCCTGCACACCGGCCACGCGATGATGGCGACACTTGAGGACATTATGATCCGCTGGCACCGCATGCTGGGCGACGAGACGCTCTGGGTGCCCGGCACCGACCATGCCGGAATCGCGACACAGGCCGTGGTGGAGAAGCACCTGGCAAGCCAGGGCATCTCGCGCCACGATCTGGGCCGCGAGCGCTTTGTGGATGAGGTCTGGTCCTGGGCCAACAGCAAGCACGATCGGATTGCGGACCAGATGCGCGGTATGGGATCGAGCTGCGATTGGGAGCGCGAGCGCTTCACGCTCGACGAGGGCCTGTCGCGGGCGGTGCGCGTGGCCTTCAAGCGGCTCTACGACGACGGCCTGATCTACCGGGCCGAGCGGCTGGTGAACTGGTGCCCTAAAGACCACACGGTGATCTCCGATCTTGAGGTGGAGCACGAGGAGCGCCAGAGCCACCTGTGGCATATCCGCTACAAGCTGGCCCAGGAGGACGATAGCGACTGGCGGATCGGCGCTGCGGCGGACGGCGGCGCGCGCTGGATCACCGTGGCGACGACGCGGCCCGAAACGCTGCTCGGCGATACCGCCGTGGCCGTGCATCCCGAAGACGAGCGCTACGCCGGGCTGATCGGCGGCGAGGCGCTGCTGCCCGCGCTGGGACGGCGCATCCCGATCATCGCCGATGCGAGCGTGGATCGCTCGTTCGGCACGGGCGCGGTGAAGATCACGCCCGCCCACGATCCGAACGATTACGAGATGGGTAAGCGCCACAATCTGTCGTTCATCAACATCATGAACCGCGACGTGACGATCAACGAGCAGGGCGGGCCGTACGCCGGGATGGATCGCTACGCCGCGCGCAAGCAGCTAGTAGCCGATCTTGAGGCGGCGGGCAACCTCGAAAAGATCGAGCCGCACACGCTGAACATGGGTACCTGCTCGCGCTGCGACACCGTGATCGAGCCGCTGCTCAGCCTGCAATGGTGGGTGAAGATGGAGCCGCTGGCGCAGCCCGCGCTGGCTGCCGTGCGCGAGGGTCGGATCAAGATCGTGCCGGAGTTCTACGAGCGTGTGTACTTCCACTGGCTGGAAAACATCCGCGACTGGGCGATCTCGCGGCAGCTCTGGTGGGGGCATCGCATCCCGGTGTGGTACTGCGAGAGCTGCCAGGGTCTTACGGTGGAGGTGGACGATCCAAGCGCGTGCGCGCAGTGCGGCAGCGCGTCGATCCGCCAGGATGAGGACGTGCTTGACACGTGGTTCTCCTCGGCGCTGTGGCCCTTCTCGACGCTGGGCTGGCCGGAGCAGACCGACGATTTCAAGCGCTACTATCCGACGAGCGTGCTGGAAACCGGCTACGATATTCTCTTCTTCTGGGTGGCGCGCATGATCTTCATGGGCCTGTACCTGACCGAGCAGGAGCCGTTCCATACGGTGTATCTGCACGGCCTGGTGCGCGACGAGCTCAACCGTAAGATCTCGAAGTCGCTGGGGAACGCGCCCGACCCGCTGAAGATTATCGAGCAGTACGGCACCGACGCGCTGCGCTTCACCCTGGCGACATCGAGCGCGCCCGGCCAGGACTTCTCGCTCCAGCCGACGCGGCTTGAGTCGGCGCGCAACTTCGCCAACAAGCTTTGGAACATCACGCGCTTCACGGTGAGCAAGCTGGGCGAGTTTCATGCCACGCGCCAGGGCGGGATCGATCTCGCCGCCGCCTGCGATCTGTCGCTGGCCGATCGCTGGATCATCTCGCGCTACAACCGGCTCTGCGCCGATGCAAACCGGCTGATGCAGGCGTACAACTTCGGCGAGGCCGGGCGGCAGATCGAAACGTTTCTGTGGGACGATTTCGCCGACTGGTATATCGAGAGCGCCAAGGTGCAGCTTGAGGGCGACGAGCGGCGACAGGCATCGACGCGCGAGGTGCTCTACACGGTGCTGGAAGGCGCGCTACGGCTGCTGCATCCGTTCATGCCCTACGTGACCGAGGCCGCCTGGCAGCATCTCACCGATGGCGCTGCCAACCGGCCCGAAGCGCTGATCATCGCGCCGTATCCACAGGCCGAGACGGCGGCAATCGACGAGGGCGCCGCGCGCGACTGGGAGCAGGTGCAGGAGATTGTGCGCGGCATTCGCAACATCCGCAACGAGACGGGCGTGGAGCCGGGCCGCTGGATCGAGGCGATCATCGTGGACGGCCAGCGCACTGCGGCGCTCGATGCGCAGCGTCCGATCATCAGTCGGCTGGCGCGCGTGGCACCCGATAAGCTTCAGGTGACGGCGAGCCTGGCCGAGCAGCCGCAGAACGCGGCGACCCTGGTGGCGGGCAGCGCGGAGGTGTATCTGCCGCTGGCCGGGATGGTCGATCTGGCCGAGGAGCGCGCCCGGCTGGGCAAAGAGCTTGAGCGCGTGGAGGCCGACATCCAGCGGCGGGCCGCGAAGCTCTCCAACGAAAGCTTCGTCAGCCGCGCGCCTGCCGCCGTGGTGCAGCGCGAGCGCGACGGGCTGGCCGAGGCGCAGGCGACCGCCGCGAAGCTCCGCGAGCGCATCGCCGGGCTGGGGTAA
- a CDS encoding type II toxin-antitoxin system HicB family antitoxin — protein sequence MNFTIEIEQEEDGRIIAEVPDLPGVLAYGQSRDEAIACA from the coding sequence ATGAACTTTACGATCGAGATTGAACAGGAAGAGGATGGGCGGATCATTGCCGAGGTGCCGGATCTGCCTGGTGTTCTGGCATATGGGCAATCACGGGATGAGGCGATTGCTTGTGCTTAA
- the mtnA gene encoding S-methyl-5-thioribose-1-phosphate isomerase: protein MRTVWWEPGAVCLIDQTRLPHTRETVRCTTVEAVAEAIRGMIVRGAPAIGITAAYGMVLAAQSCATDDPAELLAALTAAKATLDAARPTAVNLRWATDRMLALAHALRPNTPIASIGERLLAEAHAIRDEDEAMCYAIGDWGAHLLPDGAQVLTHCNAGGLATAGYGTALAPIKTAHSQGKRVHVFVDETRPFLQGARLTTWELQEAGIPQTLITDNMAGYFMRQGAITCIIVGADRIVANGDVANKIGTYSVAVLAKAHGIPFYVAAPTSTIDMSLASGDDIPIEQRDPSEVIHLAGQLLAPVGVQAAHPAFDVTPHDLITAIITERGIVEPPFEHNLRWVMEQPAAEGDRQPIESAGAADS from the coding sequence ATGCGAACGGTATGGTGGGAACCCGGCGCGGTCTGCCTGATCGATCAGACCAGGCTGCCACACACGCGCGAGACGGTACGTTGCACGACAGTCGAGGCTGTCGCGGAGGCGATTCGCGGGATGATCGTGCGGGGCGCTCCCGCGATCGGCATCACCGCAGCCTATGGCATGGTCCTGGCCGCCCAGTCATGTGCTACCGACGATCCCGCCGAGCTGCTGGCCGCGCTGACCGCAGCCAAAGCCACGCTCGACGCCGCGCGGCCAACCGCCGTGAACCTGCGCTGGGCAACCGACCGGATGCTGGCGCTGGCGCACGCGCTGCGCCCGAATACTCCAATCGCCTCGATCGGTGAGCGCCTGCTTGCCGAGGCCCACGCGATCCGCGACGAAGACGAGGCGATGTGCTACGCCATCGGCGACTGGGGCGCGCATCTGCTGCCCGACGGCGCGCAGGTGCTCACGCACTGCAACGCGGGCGGTCTGGCGACGGCGGGCTACGGCACCGCGCTCGCGCCGATTAAGACCGCCCACAGCCAGGGCAAGCGCGTCCATGTCTTCGTCGACGAGACGCGACCGTTTCTGCAAGGCGCGCGGCTGACGACCTGGGAGCTGCAAGAGGCTGGCATTCCCCAGACGTTGATCACCGACAACATGGCTGGCTACTTCATGCGCCAGGGCGCGATCACCTGCATCATCGTCGGCGCTGACCGGATCGTCGCCAACGGCGATGTCGCCAACAAGATCGGCACGTATAGCGTGGCGGTGCTGGCGAAAGCGCATGGCATTCCGTTTTACGTCGCCGCGCCCACCTCGACGATCGACATGAGCCTCGCCAGCGGCGACGACATCCCGATCGAGCAGCGCGATCCGAGCGAGGTAATCCATCTGGCGGGCCAGCTACTCGCGCCGGTAGGCGTCCAGGCGGCGCATCCCGCCTTCGATGTGACGCCGCACGATCTGATCACCGCGATTATTACGGAGCGCGGGATTGTCGAGCCGCCGTTCGAGCACAACCTACGATGGGTGATGGAGCAGCCAGCGGCGGAAGGCGACCGGCAGCCGATCGAGTCAGCCGGGGCTGCCGACAGCTAG
- a CDS encoding carbohydrate kinase family protein, with the protein MQIIVTGSIAYDYIMVFPGQFKDHILPDKMHILSVSFLVDSLKRLRGGTAPNIAYNLALLRERPTVVGTVGEDFAEYRAWLDSRGIDTSGIREIAGEFTASCFINTDLQDNQITAFYAGAMAHAASISFHDSEHAEADLVIIAPNDPAAMNRYATECTALGIPYLYDPSMQAPRMTAEELEAGFRGAKILTGNDYEFGMMAEKLRITEEQLRRCVPITIMTRGEAGALLTVEGEEFEIPAARARQVVDPTGAGDAFRAGFVKGMVRGFSWPVVGRMAALSAVYAIEHAGTQQHSYTIAEFVERYRENFGSSEEVESLLDETPVTA; encoded by the coding sequence GTGCAGATCATCGTCACCGGGTCGATCGCCTACGACTATATCATGGTCTTTCCGGGGCAGTTCAAAGATCATATCTTGCCCGATAAGATGCACATCTTGAGCGTGTCGTTCCTGGTCGACTCGCTCAAGCGGCTACGTGGCGGCACCGCGCCCAACATCGCCTATAACCTGGCGCTGCTGCGCGAGCGCCCGACCGTGGTGGGCACCGTCGGCGAGGATTTCGCCGAGTATCGTGCCTGGCTGGATTCGCGCGGCATCGACACCAGCGGCATCCGCGAGATCGCGGGCGAGTTTACGGCGTCGTGCTTCATCAACACCGATCTTCAGGATAACCAGATCACGGCGTTCTACGCCGGTGCGATGGCGCATGCCGCGTCGATCTCGTTCCACGACAGCGAGCACGCCGAGGCCGATCTGGTGATTATCGCGCCCAACGACCCGGCGGCGATGAACCGCTACGCGACGGAATGTACCGCGCTTGGCATTCCCTACCTGTACGATCCATCGATGCAGGCACCGCGCATGACCGCCGAGGAGCTGGAGGCGGGCTTCCGAGGGGCGAAGATCCTGACCGGCAATGACTACGAGTTCGGCATGATGGCCGAGAAGCTGCGCATCACCGAGGAGCAGTTGCGCCGCTGCGTGCCGATCACGATCATGACCAGAGGCGAGGCCGGGGCGCTGCTGACCGTCGAGGGCGAAGAGTTCGAGATCCCGGCGGCCAGGGCGCGGCAGGTCGTCGATCCGACCGGCGCGGGCGATGCCTTCCGCGCGGGCTTTGTCAAAGGTATGGTTCGAGGATTCTCGTGGCCCGTCGTCGGGCGCATGGCGGCGCTGAGCGCGGTCTATGCGATCGAGCACGCCGGAACGCAGCAGCACAGCTACACCATCGCCGAGTTCGTCGAGCGCTACCGCGAGAACTTCGGCAGCTCTGAGGAGGTCGAGTCGCTGCTCGATGAGACTCCGGTCACGGCTTAA
- the ahcY gene encoding adenosylhomocysteinase, producing MANYDVKDLGLAEIGRQRIEWAAQEMPVLKLIRDRFEKERPLEGLKISACLHVTSETANLARTLAAGGADLVLVASNPLSTQDDVAAALVSYDEIPVYAIKGEDNATYYQHIKAALDHNPQITMDDGADLVTGMLKERRDLLSNLVGSTEETTTGVIRLKAMAKDGVLSFPVVAVNDSLTKHLFDNRYGTGQSTLDGVIRATNVLIAGKTVVVGGYGWCSKGIAMRAKGLGADVVVTEIDPVKALEAAMDGYRVMPMIEAARVGDIFITATGDIHVLDGEDFAVMKDGAIIANSGHFNVEINIPDLEKTAVEKRQPRAYIDQYIMPDGRRINLLGEGRLINLASAEGHPSAVMDMSFANQALASEFLLRNRGKLEPRVYALPEEVDREIAALKLAAMGVQIDTLTAEQEHYLNSWEEGT from the coding sequence ATGGCGAATTATGACGTAAAAGATCTTGGCCTGGCCGAGATTGGACGGCAGCGGATCGAGTGGGCGGCGCAGGAGATGCCGGTGCTGAAGCTGATCCGCGATCGGTTCGAGAAGGAGCGCCCGCTGGAAGGGCTGAAAATATCCGCCTGTCTGCATGTTACCTCGGAGACGGCCAACCTGGCGCGCACGCTGGCGGCGGGCGGTGCCGATCTGGTGCTGGTGGCGTCCAACCCGCTCTCGACGCAGGACGACGTGGCGGCGGCGCTGGTGAGCTACGATGAGATCCCGGTCTATGCGATCAAGGGCGAGGACAACGCGACCTACTACCAGCATATCAAGGCCGCGCTCGATCACAATCCGCAGATCACGATGGACGACGGCGCGGATCTGGTGACAGGCATGCTCAAGGAGCGCCGCGACCTGCTGAGCAATCTGGTCGGCTCGACCGAGGAGACGACGACCGGTGTGATTCGCTTGAAGGCGATGGCGAAAGACGGCGTGCTGAGCTTCCCGGTCGTCGCCGTGAACGACTCGCTGACCAAGCATCTTTTCGACAACCGCTACGGCACCGGCCAGAGCACGCTCGACGGCGTGATCCGCGCGACCAACGTTCTGATCGCCGGTAAGACCGTGGTCGTCGGCGGCTACGGCTGGTGCTCCAAGGGCATTGCGATGCGCGCCAAGGGCCTTGGCGCCGACGTAGTCGTCACCGAGATCGATCCGGTCAAGGCGCTTGAGGCGGCGATGGACGGCTACCGCGTGATGCCGATGATCGAGGCCGCACGGGTCGGCGACATCTTTATCACCGCCACAGGCGACATCCACGTGCTGGACGGCGAAGACTTCGCCGTGATGAAAGACGGCGCGATCATCGCCAACTCCGGCCACTTCAACGTCGAGATCAACATTCCCGATCTGGAGAAAACTGCGGTCGAGAAGCGCCAGCCGCGCGCCTACATCGATCAGTACATCATGCCCGATGGCCGCCGCATCAACCTGCTGGGCGAGGGCCGCCTGATCAACCTGGCATCGGCTGAGGGCCATCCTTCGGCGGTGATGGATATGAGCTTCGCCAATCAGGCGCTCGCCTCGGAGTTCCTGCTGCGCAACAGGGGCAAGCTTGAGCCCAGGGTCTACGCGCTGCCCGAAGAGGTCGATCGCGAGATCGCCGCGCTGAAGCTGGCCGCGATGGGTGTTCAGATCGATACGCTGACCGCTGAGCAGGAGCACTACCTGAACTCGTGGGAAGAAGGCACCTAA
- the metK gene encoding methionine adenosyltransferase, whose translation MGTTFTDAPQLFLTSESVTEGHPDKICDQISDAILDALLAQDPRSRVACETATTTGLVVVLGEVTTEGYVEVQDVVRRVITEIGYTHSDYGFDAHTCGVMVALHGQSADIALGVDKALEAKSGEMTEAEVEAVGAGDQGMMFGFACNESPELMPLTIALAHRLTRRLSEARKSGQIGYLRPDGKAQVTIEYAYGVPKRVDTVLVSTQHDAGVSQEQIRHDVIEHIIKAVIPEDLLDEKTKYFVNPTGRFVVGGPMGDAGLTGRKIIVDSYGGIARHGGGAFSGKDPTKVDRSAAYAARYVAKNIVAAGLADRFEVQLSYAIGVARPLSISVETFGTGKVADEVLQRLINEHFDLRPGAIIRDLDLRRPIYRSTAAYGHFGRDDIDAPWERIDKVDALRKASGI comes from the coding sequence ATGGGAACTACGTTTACTGATGCTCCACAGCTTTTTCTGACCTCCGAGTCGGTCACTGAGGGGCATCCCGATAAAATCTGCGATCAGATTTCTGACGCGATTCTGGACGCGCTGCTGGCCCAAGATCCGCGCTCGCGGGTCGCATGCGAGACGGCGACGACGACCGGCCTGGTGGTGGTGCTCGGCGAGGTGACGACCGAGGGCTATGTCGAGGTGCAGGATGTCGTGCGGCGGGTGATCACCGAGATCGGCTATACCCACAGCGACTACGGCTTCGACGCTCATACCTGCGGCGTGATGGTCGCGCTGCACGGACAGTCCGCCGACATCGCGCTCGGCGTCGACAAGGCGCTTGAGGCCAAGTCGGGCGAGATGACCGAGGCCGAGGTCGAGGCGGTCGGCGCGGGCGACCAGGGCATGATGTTCGGCTTCGCCTGCAACGAGTCGCCGGAGCTGATGCCGCTGACGATCGCGCTGGCGCATCGGCTGACCCGCCGCCTGTCGGAGGCGCGCAAGTCGGGCCAGATCGGCTACCTGCGGCCCGACGGCAAGGCGCAGGTGACGATCGAGTATGCCTATGGCGTGCCCAAGCGCGTCGATACGGTGCTGGTGTCCACGCAGCACGACGCGGGCGTGTCGCAGGAGCAGATCCGCCACGACGTGATCGAGCATATCATCAAGGCGGTTATTCCTGAGGATCTGCTCGACGAGAAGACCAAGTACTTCGTCAACCCGACCGGGCGCTTCGTAGTGGGCGGGCCGATGGGCGACGCGGGCCTGACCGGACGCAAGATTATCGTCGATAGCTACGGCGGCATCGCGCGGCACGGCGGCGGCGCGTTCTCCGGCAAAGATCCGACGAAGGTCGACCGCTCGGCGGCCTACGCGGCGCGCTACGTTGCCAAGAACATCGTCGCGGCGGGCCTGGCCGACCGCTTCGAGGTGCAGCTTTCGTACGCGATCGGCGTTGCCAGGCCGCTCTCGATCAGCGTCGAAACCTTCGGCACGGGCAAGGTCGCCGACGAGGTGCTCCAACGCCTGATCAACGAGCACTTCGATCTGCGTCCCGGCGCGATCATCCGCGACCTGGACCTGCGCCGCCCGATCTACCGCAGCACGGCTGCCTACGGTCACTTTGGCCGCGACGACATCGACGCGCCCTGGGAGCGAATCGATAAGGTAGACGCGCTGCGCAAAGCGTCGGGGATTTAA
- a CDS encoding SDR family NAD(P)-dependent oxidoreductase encodes MQLADKVALITGAGSGIGKAAALLLARQGAKIAALGHTEDELQATVDQIKQSDGEAMPLVADISQPEQMQRAVQQIVERWGRIDIVFANAGINGVWAPLEELEPDEWDRTIDTNLKGTFLTVKYAVPYLKKQGGSVIVTSSVNGTRIFSNTGATAYSCTKAAQVAFTKMIAVELAPHKVRVNVICPGAIETNIDQSTEQRDIESIRPKIEIEEGGQLLTGGEPGTSEEVADLVLFLASDASKHITGTELWIDGGESLVRG; translated from the coding sequence ATGCAACTGGCGGATAAAGTAGCGCTGATCACCGGAGCGGGCTCCGGGATCGGCAAGGCGGCGGCGCTCCTGCTGGCGCGGCAGGGCGCGAAGATCGCGGCGCTGGGACATACCGAGGACGAGCTGCAAGCGACGGTCGATCAGATCAAGCAGAGCGACGGCGAGGCGATGCCGCTCGTAGCCGACATCTCGCAGCCGGAGCAGATGCAGCGGGCGGTGCAGCAGATCGTCGAGCGCTGGGGCCGCATCGACATCGTGTTTGCCAACGCGGGGATCAACGGCGTGTGGGCACCGCTGGAGGAGCTTGAGCCCGACGAGTGGGATCGGACGATCGACACGAATCTCAAAGGCACGTTTTTGACGGTCAAGTACGCCGTGCCCTACCTGAAAAAGCAGGGCGGCTCGGTGATCGTCACGTCGTCGGTGAACGGCACGCGCATCTTCAGCAATACCGGCGCGACGGCCTACTCGTGTACCAAAGCGGCGCAGGTAGCCTTTACCAAGATGATAGCGGTGGAGCTGGCGCCGCATAAGGTGCGCGTCAACGTGATCTGCCCCGGCGCGATCGAGACGAATATCGATCAAAGCACGGAGCAGCGCGACATCGAATCGATTCGGCCAAAGATCGAGATCGAAGAGGGCGGGCAGCTTTTGACTGGCGGAGAGCCCGGCACGTCGGAGGAGGTGGCCGATCTGGTGCTGTTTCTCGCCTCCGATGCCTCAAAGCATATCACCGGCACCGAGCTATGGATCGACGGCGGCGAGTCGCTGGTTCGCGGCTAG
- a CDS encoding ABC transporter ATP-binding protein codes for MALIDLRDLTKVYKMGDVEVHALQGISLTINEGELVAIMGPSGSGKSTLMNIIGCLDQPSGGTYLLDGVDVGKLNDNQLAEIRNQKLGFVFQQYMLLQRRSALRNVELPTLYGDGRNRRERAEAALKLVGMGDRMHHKPNELSGGQQQRVAIARALVSNPRIILADEPTGALDTRTGEEIMGIFTRLNEEQGITVILVTHEADIAAYARRVIHVRDGLIGLDETNPHPIHHRSDMQQIVATS; via the coding sequence ATGGCGCTGATCGACCTCCGCGATCTGACGAAAGTGTACAAAATGGGCGATGTCGAAGTGCATGCGCTCCAGGGGATTTCGCTGACGATCAACGAAGGCGAGCTGGTGGCGATCATGGGGCCGTCCGGCTCCGGCAAATCGACCCTGATGAACATCATCGGTTGCCTCGATCAGCCGAGCGGCGGCACCTACCTGCTGGATGGCGTCGATGTCGGCAAGCTCAACGATAACCAATTGGCCGAGATCCGCAACCAGAAGCTCGGCTTCGTCTTCCAGCAGTACATGCTGTTGCAGCGTCGCTCCGCGCTGCGCAATGTCGAGCTGCCGACGCTTTACGGCGATGGCCGTAATCGGCGCGAGCGAGCCGAGGCGGCGCTGAAGCTGGTGGGCATGGGTGATCGTATGCATCACAAGCCCAACGAGCTATCGGGCGGGCAGCAGCAGCGCGTGGCGATCGCGCGGGCGCTGGTGAGCAATCCGCGAATTATCCTGGCCGACGAGCCGACCGGCGCGCTCGATACCAGGACCGGCGAGGAGATCATGGGTATTTTCACGCGGCTGAACGAGGAGCAGGGCATTACGGTGATCCTGGTGACGCACGAGGCCGACATCGCGGCTTATGCCCGCCGTGTGATTCATGTCCGCGACGGCCTGATCGGCCTGGATGAGACGAATCCGCATCCGATTCATCACCGCAGCGATATGCAGCAGATTGTCGCCACAAGCTAG
- a CDS encoding ABC transporter permease, which produces MARTEQLRRLPRVGGFLPSLGVWESVRIALESLRSNKLRTFLTMLGIIIGVWSVVSLISIGNGAQKAITDQVEGIGTNLLSVNPGQPRRGIDTTSNELTLEDAEAIRRSVPEIQYVTPLFQGSAKIVGGDVSRDVQVTGATEEYAIVRNLKIARGQFITEQMDEAARNVVVLGATLAEEIFGTLDPIGETVRLKGQAMKVVGVLEKSGGLSNEDSMVYVPLNTGYRILFGGRATTSASYQVSGILLQVRTAEEVDLAQRKTEQLMRRRHALSDDGEEDDFTVFSQASLLSTFNTVTTTLTVFLGAIAGISLFVGGIGVMNIMLVSVTERTKEIGLRKAVGAKRRDILRQFLIEALVMSILGGMIGLGLGYATASLIGYFFAEYITPIVTPGAVVLAVGFSAAVGLFFGIYPALRAARLNPIQALRYE; this is translated from the coding sequence ATGGCACGAACTGAACAATTACGGCGTCTGCCGCGCGTGGGCGGGTTTCTTCCGTCGCTTGGCGTCTGGGAGAGCGTGCGCATCGCGCTGGAAAGTCTGCGCTCGAATAAGCTGCGGACCTTTCTGACGATGCTGGGCATCATCATCGGCGTGTGGTCGGTGGTTTCGCTGATCTCGATCGGCAACGGCGCGCAAAAGGCGATCACCGATCAGGTCGAGGGCATCGGCACCAATCTGCTGTCGGTCAATCCCGGCCAGCCACGGCGCGGCATCGACACAACCTCCAATGAGCTGACGCTCGAAGACGCCGAGGCGATTCGCCGCTCGGTGCCCGAAATCCAGTATGTCACACCGCTCTTCCAGGGCTCGGCCAAGATCGTCGGCGGCGATGTCAGCCGCGACGTTCAGGTGACGGGCGCGACCGAGGAGTACGCGATCGTGCGTAATCTCAAGATCGCGCGCGGCCAGTTTATCACCGAGCAGATGGACGAGGCGGCGCGTAATGTGGTGGTGCTCGGCGCGACGCTGGCGGAGGAGATCTTCGGCACGCTCGATCCGATCGGCGAGACGGTGCGGCTCAAGGGCCAGGCGATGAAGGTGGTGGGCGTGCTGGAGAAGAGCGGCGGCCTGAGCAACGAGGACTCGATGGTCTACGTGCCGCTCAACACCGGCTATCGCATCCTCTTCGGCGGTCGCGCGACGACCTCGGCCAGCTATCAGGTGTCGGGCATTCTGCTCCAGGTGCGAACCGCGGAGGAGGTCGATCTGGCGCAGCGCAAGACCGAGCAGCTTATGCGGCGGCGGCATGCGCTCTCCGACGACGGCGAGGAAGATGATTTTACGGTCTTCAGCCAGGCGTCGCTGCTCTCGACCTTCAACACGGTGACGACGACGCTCACGGTCTTTCTGGGCGCGATTGCAGGCATCTCGCTCTTCGTCGGCGGCATCGGCGTGATGAACATTATGCTCGTCTCGGTGACGGAGCGCACCAAAGAGATCGGCCTGCGCAAGGCGGTCGGAGCTAAGCGGCGCGATATTCTGCGCCAATTTCTGATCGAGGCGCTGGTAATGAGCATCCTCGGCGGCATGATCGGCCTGGGCCTGGGCTATGCCACGGCCAGCCTGATCGGCTACTTCTTCGCCGAGTATATCACGCCGATCGTGACGCCCGGCGCGGTGGTGCTGGCCGTCGGCTTCTCGGCGGCGGTCGGCCTCTTCTTCGGGATCTACCCGGCGCTGCGCGCGGCGCGGCTCAATCCGATCCAGGCGCTGAGGTACGAGTGA